The following proteins come from a genomic window of Trinickia caryophylli:
- the bcsA gene encoding UDP-forming cellulose synthase catalytic subunit, giving the protein MNGAGDRTRQGWRRRLIDWIALGLGLPAERSPLDWIVRIFFQPPRNGKPDFARGMLRAGLLALAREWGVLDPHSARAWLWRAFVRPPRLHAQSAHVRARARARAALDWIDRWLVPGFVLIRGIWRRIEALIGLLPWQRWGERIEAGTERIGHLRWLLPIVVVAGMLLWTGAGLTPLQPGPQLQFFAVTLVLALIIRRFPGRLPILLLGTLSLLAMSRYIWWRVTQTLDFRTPTEAIVGYALFGAEAYTWLILTLGLIQTAWPLNRPIAQLPANPDDWPSVDIYIPTYNEPLSVVRPAVFAAQGIDWPTGKLRVYLLDDGRRPEFEAFARDAGIGYLTREDNRHAKAGNINRALKRTQGEYIAIFDCDHVPTRSFLQATMGTFLRDPRCAMVQTPHHFFSPDPFERNLGTFHRVPNEGKLFYGLVQAGNDLWNASFFCGSCAIIKRAPLEEVGGIAVETVTEDAHTALRLHRRGYTTAYLPTIQAAGLATESLAGHIKQRVRWARGMAQIFRIDNPFLGKGLGFFQRICYGNAMLHFFYGVPRLVFLVMPMAYLFFQLYFINASATAVASFVLPYIVLANIANSRMQGKYRHSFWAEVYESVLAWYIALPTTFAFFSPKHGKFNVTDKGGRIDEGYFDWGVSKPYLVLLAMNASAFAIGVYRLFFGAGDETQTIVLNVAWTVYNLILLGAAVSVASEARQVRVTHRIAMRVPATLVLRDGTTLACMTHDYSTGGLGLELPDTRLPLAVGDTLDVSLSRGDRLFHFAVRVSRYVGRHLGVQFETLSLDDERRLVQCTFGRADAWLGAHDRTEEDVPLAGLKEVVLMGVGGYARLMRGAIQLLLGLLALDRTRH; this is encoded by the coding sequence ATGAACGGCGCAGGCGATCGTACTCGGCAGGGCTGGCGCCGGCGGCTCATCGACTGGATCGCGCTCGGCCTCGGTCTGCCCGCTGAGCGCTCGCCGCTCGACTGGATCGTGCGGATCTTCTTTCAGCCGCCGCGCAACGGCAAACCCGACTTCGCGCGCGGGATGCTGCGCGCGGGCCTGCTCGCGCTCGCGCGCGAGTGGGGCGTGCTCGATCCGCACAGCGCGCGCGCGTGGCTCTGGCGTGCGTTCGTCCGCCCACCGCGTCTTCATGCGCAATCCGCGCACGTCAGGGCACGTGCAAGGGCGCGCGCGGCCCTCGACTGGATCGATCGCTGGCTCGTGCCGGGCTTCGTTCTGATCCGCGGCATCTGGCGGCGTATCGAAGCGCTCATTGGGCTGCTGCCATGGCAGCGCTGGGGCGAGCGCATCGAGGCCGGCACGGAACGTATCGGGCACTTGCGCTGGCTGCTGCCCATCGTCGTCGTGGCCGGCATGTTGTTGTGGACGGGCGCAGGCTTGACGCCGTTGCAGCCGGGCCCGCAATTGCAGTTCTTCGCGGTCACGCTCGTGCTCGCGCTGATCATCCGGCGTTTTCCCGGGCGCTTGCCGATCCTGCTGCTCGGGACGCTGTCGCTGCTCGCGATGAGCCGCTACATCTGGTGGCGCGTCACGCAGACGCTCGACTTCCGGACGCCCACCGAGGCCATCGTCGGCTATGCGCTTTTCGGCGCGGAAGCCTATACGTGGCTGATCCTCACGCTCGGGCTGATCCAGACGGCATGGCCGCTCAACCGACCGATCGCGCAACTGCCGGCCAACCCCGACGACTGGCCGAGCGTCGACATCTACATTCCGACCTACAACGAGCCGCTTTCGGTCGTGCGCCCGGCCGTGTTCGCGGCGCAGGGGATCGACTGGCCCACCGGGAAGCTGCGCGTGTACCTGCTCGACGACGGGCGGCGCCCCGAATTCGAGGCGTTCGCGCGGGACGCGGGCATCGGGTACCTCACGCGCGAGGACAACCGCCATGCGAAAGCCGGCAACATCAATCGCGCGTTGAAGCGCACGCAAGGCGAGTACATCGCGATCTTCGACTGCGATCACGTGCCGACGCGCTCGTTCCTGCAAGCGACGATGGGCACGTTCCTGCGCGATCCGCGCTGCGCGATGGTGCAGACGCCGCATCACTTTTTCTCGCCGGACCCGTTCGAGCGCAATCTCGGGACGTTTCACCGCGTGCCGAACGAAGGCAAGCTCTTCTATGGCCTCGTGCAGGCCGGCAACGATCTCTGGAACGCGTCGTTCTTTTGCGGCTCGTGCGCCATCATCAAGCGCGCGCCGCTCGAGGAGGTGGGCGGGATTGCCGTCGAGACCGTCACGGAAGATGCCCATACCGCGCTCAGACTGCACCGGCGCGGCTACACCACCGCCTATTTGCCGACGATCCAGGCCGCGGGCCTCGCGACCGAGAGCCTCGCGGGACACATCAAGCAGCGCGTGCGCTGGGCCCGCGGCATGGCGCAGATCTTTCGCATCGATAATCCGTTTCTCGGCAAGGGGCTCGGCTTTTTCCAGCGTATCTGTTACGGCAATGCGATGCTGCACTTCTTCTATGGGGTGCCGCGTCTCGTGTTCCTCGTGATGCCGATGGCGTACCTCTTCTTTCAGCTTTACTTCATCAACGCGTCCGCCACGGCGGTGGCGAGCTTCGTGCTGCCTTACATCGTGCTGGCGAACATCGCCAATTCGCGGATGCAGGGCAAGTACCGGCATTCGTTCTGGGCGGAGGTGTACGAGTCCGTGCTGGCGTGGTATATCGCATTGCCCACGACGTTTGCTTTTTTCAGCCCGAAGCACGGCAAGTTCAACGTGACGGACAAGGGCGGGCGCATCGACGAGGGCTACTTCGACTGGGGTGTTTCGAAACCCTACCTCGTGCTGCTCGCGATGAACGCCTCGGCGTTTGCGATCGGTGTCTACCGGCTCTTCTTCGGCGCGGGCGACGAAACGCAGACGATCGTGCTCAACGTAGCCTGGACCGTCTACAACCTGATTCTGCTGGGCGCGGCCGTGAGCGTCGCGAGCGAGGCCAGGCAGGTGCGCGTGACTCATCGGATCGCGATGCGCGTGCCCGCCACGCTGGTGCTGCGCGACGGCACGACGCTCGCGTGCATGACGCATGACTACTCCACCGGCGGGCTCGGGCTCGAGCTGCCCGACACACGGCTGCCGCTGGCGGTGGGCGATACGCTCGACGTTTCGCTGAGCCGTGGCGACAGGCTCTTTCACTTTGCGGTGCGCGTGAGCCGCTATGTCGGCCGGCATCTCGGCGTGCAGTTCGAGACGCTTTCGCTCGACGACGAGCGACGTCTCGTGCAGTGCACGTTCGGGCGCGCCGATGCCTGGCTCGGTGCGCACGACCGCACCGAGGAAGACGTGCCGCTCGCCGGATTGAAGGAAGTGGTGCTGATGGGCGTGGGTGGATACGCACGCCTGATGAGAGGCGCCATCCAGTTGTTGCTTGGCCTGCTTGCACTCGATCGCACGCGGCATTGA
- the bcsQ gene encoding cellulose biosynthesis protein BcsQ, giving the protein MKTVAFISTAGGAGRTTLAAALAVLLARRRREVVALELDAQNLLGAHLGLDAFARAGLGAALVGRETAWHAHTWRNADGVLFVPYGDLTDSERFQADAKLAAQPGWLADAIAQIALPAGGVVLVDTPRYPSEQAVQAARCADLILCVTPPEPAACATLVRRLPVLRQTGAEVAIVVNRLNPVRDMQRDALAMLRAAAGAVPLLAQRVHLDAAMPESFARGSWLFDDAPHSQASHDLHGVANWLDAWLEGRHAPAAARAE; this is encoded by the coding sequence ATGAAGACCGTCGCTTTCATATCGACCGCGGGCGGGGCCGGCAGAACGACGCTTGCCGCCGCACTGGCCGTTTTGCTGGCACGCCGGCGCCGCGAGGTGGTGGCGCTCGAGCTCGACGCGCAGAACCTGCTCGGTGCGCATCTGGGCCTCGATGCATTCGCGCGTGCAGGCCTCGGCGCCGCGCTCGTCGGGCGCGAAACCGCGTGGCACGCGCATACGTGGCGCAATGCGGACGGCGTGTTGTTCGTGCCGTACGGCGACCTCACGGACAGCGAGCGCTTTCAGGCCGATGCAAAGCTTGCGGCGCAACCGGGCTGGCTCGCCGATGCGATTGCACAGATCGCGCTGCCCGCGGGTGGCGTCGTGCTCGTCGATACGCCGCGCTACCCGAGCGAGCAGGCCGTGCAGGCCGCGCGCTGCGCCGATCTGATCCTGTGCGTGACGCCGCCCGAGCCCGCCGCATGCGCCACGCTCGTGAGGCGGCTGCCGGTGCTGCGGCAAACGGGGGCCGAGGTCGCGATCGTCGTCAATCGCCTCAATCCCGTACGCGACATGCAGCGCGACGCGCTTGCGATGCTGCGCGCCGCGGCGGGCGCCGTGCCGCTGCTCGCGCAGCGCGTGCATCTGGACGCGGCGATGCCCGAATCGTTCGCGCGCGGAAGCTGGCTTTTCGACGATGCACCGCACTCGCAGGCATCGCACGATCTGCACGGCGTGGCCAACTGGCTCGACGCGTGGCTCGAGGGCCGGCATGCGCCTGCTGCGGCCCGCGCGGAGTGA
- the bcsE gene encoding cellulose biosynthesis protein BcsE, protein MSEASKRPRSSLGTGLVASFRTAAGEAFARRETKGSRLAIADLPDDVTQLAPGSFYVVYAMPRTQPCDALIWNTARHAATRHVTVVLARTQAQIAERMRALGFEEGVPARGWPRKLNVLSMPPAAATDAEASSPAPGSARVGVAPPFARLIGALRALKRFGFRPGSLYLVEGAERWFSWQDPAALAREGRLLADWCARRGVTLLLIVHPTPAQPFDDADVIAREERFDDEASHSSRGEFHGACAGVARMRRAHGELLWFADFWRAGRALVTAEVHALRFTESGELTVAPDAVGAGRGHMGTLLARDEERMVATRAVVSNETWVPDEWEIVDDIDAAVETSRGAVAATVLLDYTDGAGLERLCAAVHTLRRQCGRALKIVVVERQQALRHQYELLLLSLGANLLLGRDLPFSRMQSLLRSLQGQLDTRPIAADYKASLAAALADDVRGYLPAKAFCERVQDVLARGAMLQLPHVLAKLTLLASAAHVDALRRCAPRRAGDVFTADAAHMYVFLFACRLPDADAALARIFDSPVRTWSDQVVFLAEDSIGREMVALAEADRRSPLADYSDLFAAEPAEPAEPGALSSAAIPERNRSSGIVQDTETNGAGETKARPEAVERAIDDARANPAQAPVPAAAGVAAGAAVPLRTAPPRRFAERCAMPLRAVEER, encoded by the coding sequence ATGAGCGAAGCATCCAAGCGGCCGCGATCCTCGCTCGGCACGGGGCTCGTCGCGAGCTTTCGCACCGCCGCCGGCGAGGCGTTCGCACGCCGCGAGACGAAAGGCTCGCGGCTTGCCATCGCGGACCTTCCCGATGACGTGACGCAGCTCGCGCCGGGCAGCTTCTATGTGGTCTATGCGATGCCGCGCACGCAGCCTTGCGATGCGCTGATCTGGAACACCGCACGTCACGCCGCAACGCGCCACGTCACGGTGGTGCTTGCCAGAACGCAGGCGCAGATCGCCGAGCGCATGCGGGCGCTCGGCTTCGAGGAAGGGGTGCCCGCCCGCGGCTGGCCGCGCAAGCTCAACGTGCTGTCGATGCCTCCCGCGGCGGCAACCGATGCCGAAGCATCTTCTCCCGCGCCGGGCAGCGCACGCGTCGGTGTCGCGCCGCCATTCGCGCGGCTGATCGGTGCGTTGCGCGCGCTCAAGCGGTTCGGGTTCCGGCCGGGCTCGCTTTATCTGGTGGAGGGCGCCGAGCGCTGGTTCAGTTGGCAGGACCCGGCGGCACTCGCGCGCGAAGGGCGCCTGCTCGCCGATTGGTGCGCGCGCCGCGGCGTCACGCTCTTGCTGATCGTTCATCCCACGCCCGCCCAGCCGTTCGACGACGCGGACGTCATCGCGCGCGAGGAGCGGTTCGACGACGAGGCCAGCCATTCGAGCCGAGGCGAATTTCATGGCGCCTGCGCCGGTGTTGCCCGCATGCGCCGCGCGCATGGCGAATTGCTGTGGTTCGCGGATTTCTGGCGTGCGGGCCGGGCGCTCGTCACGGCGGAGGTGCATGCGCTGCGCTTCACGGAGAGCGGCGAGCTGACGGTCGCGCCCGACGCGGTCGGGGCCGGGCGCGGGCATATGGGGACGCTGCTCGCGCGTGACGAAGAGCGTATGGTGGCGACACGTGCCGTCGTGTCGAACGAGACGTGGGTCCCGGACGAGTGGGAGATCGTCGACGACATCGACGCGGCCGTCGAAACGAGCCGTGGCGCCGTGGCGGCGACGGTGCTGCTCGACTATACCGACGGCGCCGGGCTCGAGCGTTTGTGCGCGGCCGTGCACACGCTGCGCCGGCAATGCGGCCGTGCGCTGAAGATCGTCGTCGTCGAGCGGCAGCAGGCGTTGCGTCATCAGTACGAGCTGTTGCTGCTCAGCCTCGGCGCGAACCTGCTGCTCGGCCGGGATCTGCCGTTTTCGCGGATGCAGTCGCTGCTGCGATCGCTCCAGGGGCAGCTCGATACGCGGCCCATCGCCGCCGACTACAAGGCATCGCTTGCCGCGGCGCTCGCCGACGACGTGCGCGGTTACCTGCCCGCGAAGGCATTTTGCGAGCGTGTGCAGGACGTGCTCGCGCGCGGCGCGATGCTGCAACTGCCGCATGTGTTGGCCAAGCTGACGCTGCTGGCCTCGGCTGCGCACGTGGATGCGCTGAGGCGTTGCGCCCCGCGCCGCGCGGGCGACGTGTTCACGGCCGATGCCGCCCATATGTACGTATTTCTGTTTGCCTGCCGTCTGCCCGATGCGGACGCCGCGCTCGCACGCATTTTCGATTCACCCGTACGGACGTGGTCGGACCAGGTCGTGTTCCTGGCCGAGGACAGCATCGGGCGCGAGATGGTGGCGCTGGCCGAAGCGGACCGCCGGTCGCCGTTGGCCGATTACAGCGATCTCTTCGCGGCTGAGCCCGCTGAGCCCGCTGAGCCCGGTGCGTTGTCGAGCGCCGCCATTCCGGAGCGCAATCGCTCGTCGGGCATCGTTCAGGACACCGAAACGAATGGCGCGGGCGAGACGAAGGCCCGCCCGGAGGCGGTGGAACGCGCAATAGACGACGCACGCGCGAACCCGGCCCAGGCGCCTGTTCCCGCGGCTGCCGGCGTGGCTGCGGGTGCCGCGGTGCCGCTACGCACAGCTCCGCCGCGGCGCTTTGCCGAGCGTTGCGCGATGCCGCTGCGCGCCGTCGAGGAGAGATGA
- a CDS encoding cellulose synthase subunit BcsC-related outer membrane protein, protein MSGGVKLNARCAIVRLVRIAVLALGAWAGQAAAAQPGRVMPAPRAVPAPDAQPAARTAAARLVATARMWAAKHRDDLALQAIQKALLVAPDDPALVAEALRIDLRLGNARGALVLLEQLKTKAPNAPATLQVEDEFRAATSGREALAAVRLLARSGRAQEAGQKLAVLFPHGAPPGALGAEYYRIVAGTPEGYVLAVSALKRRVTDDPGDTDAGLVLAELLNRRGETRAEANRLAGSLARRDDVDHTAAMNLWRHVLQSAGADVVYADALRAYLRLAPGDSEFEERLAGLDAQIEARRRLERDPDYIAQQQGLRALARGDVPAADALLSRAAQARASDADAVGGLGLVRLREARHAEARALFQRAAALSSDDRSKWESLARTALLWGTIAEAREAAAAGRAPDAARAAEAALAMDRTNAQAKTLLADAWLAQRNWAAAEPLLRELLAAREPNMDAARGMRQLLLSTGRENEVASFLDALQARFDMREARSELAQLRADTLTNEAERLLAAGKKGPAAERYEQSLRLAPDAPWTRFALARLYRDIGLPQLGRAVMDDGLVADASAQMRYAAALYFNSIDDTAGAQAALAPIADDARTDAMRALSRRLDAQAALGEARRQLARGDHDDAEASLERARVLGADDPYVTASVGAAWIDAGEPGRGVALMHDWMRAHRRETDADVRLRYGDLLGSAQRNDELDAWLGALRREKTLDAEQMVRLEDQALRLVLRETDAALDAGDPARARRLLQRASPAAKRDKRYALELADVERAQGHYAAARRALAPVLARTPDDPDAQLALARVLEQSGSHGEALAIVRRVLEASPADDVDVRLSAARRLAALKRPREAMQVVSPLRVAYPTRPDVTVEEGRLAEDMGRYDEAASLYRESLEQERATGVFSRAPDGTPAQSALAGLEARRDPEIEAGWLPAYKSGDPGISDYHAQQVPVYVQIPYRYDGHFFFHADVVHLDAGTLEMSDSPSYAVTTFGTYSGWATAPTSDKLLTARQRANGVGMGAGYLSDAWRIDFGTTPIGFPVHYLVGGVRYRFDAGPASFSIAASRRPETGSELSYAGLRDPWTNAVWGGVRRDGIDWHTGIDIGRVNVFSDLGAGVLTGVNVARNEEVTLRTGFTVPVYERANMRVATGLVGNAWHYTKNLRYYSYGQGGYYSPQRYLSLGVPIEWSGRHGGFKWDLTTTVGVSSSYERNSPYFPNGLPSGVSAASAQTLSSLFYAGGSSGLGFSYGVRGTVQYRFSPRFVAGARVEIDHAHDYAPSSAMVYVRYSFDARKDDNGFSPAPVRLYSSY, encoded by the coding sequence ATGTCCGGCGGTGTCAAGCTGAACGCTCGTTGCGCAATCGTGCGTCTCGTGCGCATTGCCGTGCTCGCCTTGGGTGCGTGGGCGGGGCAGGCCGCCGCCGCGCAGCCGGGCCGGGTCATGCCGGCGCCGCGTGCCGTGCCGGCACCCGATGCGCAGCCTGCCGCGCGCACGGCTGCGGCACGGCTCGTCGCGACCGCGCGCATGTGGGCGGCCAAGCATCGCGACGATCTCGCGCTGCAGGCGATCCAAAAAGCGCTGCTCGTCGCGCCCGACGATCCCGCGCTCGTGGCCGAGGCGCTGCGCATCGACTTGCGGCTTGGCAACGCGCGCGGCGCGCTGGTGTTGCTCGAGCAGTTGAAGACGAAGGCGCCGAACGCGCCTGCGACGCTGCAGGTCGAAGACGAGTTTCGCGCGGCGACGAGCGGACGCGAAGCGCTTGCCGCCGTCAGGCTCCTGGCCCGCAGCGGCCGGGCGCAGGAAGCGGGACAGAAACTCGCCGTATTGTTCCCCCACGGGGCGCCGCCTGGCGCGCTCGGTGCCGAGTACTACCGCATCGTCGCCGGTACGCCCGAGGGCTACGTCTTAGCCGTGAGCGCGTTGAAGCGCCGCGTGACCGACGATCCCGGCGATACCGACGCCGGGCTGGTCCTGGCCGAGCTGCTCAACCGACGTGGCGAGACGCGGGCCGAAGCGAACCGCCTCGCGGGAAGTCTCGCGCGGCGCGACGACGTGGATCATACGGCCGCGATGAACCTGTGGCGCCACGTCCTGCAATCCGCCGGCGCGGACGTCGTCTATGCAGACGCGCTGCGTGCTTATTTGCGGCTCGCACCCGGCGATAGCGAATTCGAGGAACGTCTGGCCGGGCTGGACGCGCAGATCGAGGCGCGTCGGCGGCTGGAGCGCGATCCCGACTATATCGCCCAGCAGCAGGGCCTGCGCGCGCTTGCGCGCGGCGATGTGCCGGCGGCCGATGCACTGCTGTCGCGTGCGGCGCAGGCGCGCGCAAGCGATGCCGACGCGGTGGGCGGGCTCGGCCTCGTGCGTTTGCGCGAGGCGCGCCATGCCGAGGCCCGCGCGTTGTTTCAGCGGGCGGCGGCGCTGTCGTCCGACGACCGCTCGAAATGGGAAAGCCTCGCGCGCACGGCGCTGCTTTGGGGAACGATCGCCGAGGCGCGCGAAGCGGCCGCGGCCGGACGGGCCCCGGATGCCGCCCGCGCAGCCGAAGCGGCACTCGCGATGGATCGAACGAACGCACAGGCCAAGACGCTGCTTGCCGATGCGTGGCTCGCCCAGCGGAATTGGGCGGCTGCCGAGCCGTTGCTGCGCGAGTTGCTTGCGGCGCGCGAGCCGAACATGGATGCGGCGCGCGGCATGCGGCAATTGTTGTTGTCGACGGGACGCGAGAACGAAGTCGCGTCGTTTCTCGACGCTTTGCAAGCGCGCTTCGACATGCGCGAGGCGCGCTCGGAGCTCGCGCAATTGCGCGCCGACACGCTCACGAACGAGGCCGAGCGGTTGCTGGCCGCAGGCAAGAAGGGCCCGGCGGCCGAGCGCTACGAACAGTCGCTGCGGCTCGCCCCCGATGCGCCGTGGACGCGCTTCGCGCTGGCCCGCCTTTATCGCGACATCGGCTTGCCGCAACTGGGCCGCGCGGTGATGGACGACGGGCTCGTAGCCGATGCGTCGGCGCAGATGCGCTACGCGGCTGCCCTTTACTTCAACTCGATCGACGATACGGCCGGCGCACAGGCGGCGCTCGCGCCGATCGCGGACGATGCGCGCACCGACGCCATGCGGGCGCTGTCGCGACGGCTCGACGCGCAGGCGGCGCTCGGCGAGGCGCGCCGGCAGCTTGCGCGCGGCGACCACGATGACGCGGAGGCGTCACTCGAACGTGCACGCGTGCTCGGCGCGGACGACCCGTATGTCACCGCTTCCGTGGGGGCGGCCTGGATCGATGCGGGCGAGCCCGGGCGCGGCGTGGCGCTCATGCACGACTGGATGCGCGCACATCGGCGCGAGACCGATGCCGACGTGCGGCTGCGATACGGGGACTTGCTGGGCAGCGCGCAACGCAACGACGAGCTCGATGCGTGGCTCGGCGCGCTCAGGCGCGAGAAGACCCTCGATGCCGAGCAGATGGTGCGGCTCGAAGACCAGGCGTTGCGCCTCGTGCTTCGCGAAACCGATGCCGCGCTCGACGCCGGCGATCCTGCGCGCGCGCGCCGCTTGTTGCAGCGCGCGAGCCCCGCGGCCAAGCGGGACAAGCGGTACGCGCTCGAACTCGCGGACGTCGAGCGCGCGCAGGGACATTACGCGGCCGCGCGGCGGGCGCTCGCGCCTGTGCTCGCGCGTACGCCGGACGATCCCGATGCGCAGCTCGCGCTCGCTCGCGTGCTGGAGCAAAGCGGCTCGCATGGCGAGGCGCTGGCGATCGTACGGCGCGTGCTCGAGGCATCGCCGGCCGACGATGTCGACGTGCGCCTTTCGGCGGCGCGGCGGCTCGCCGCATTGAAGCGCCCCAGGGAAGCGATGCAAGTGGTGTCGCCGCTTCGCGTGGCCTATCCGACCCGCCCTGACGTGACAGTAGAGGAGGGCAGGCTGGCCGAGGACATGGGGCGCTACGACGAGGCCGCCTCGCTCTATCGCGAGTCGCTCGAGCAGGAACGCGCGACCGGTGTGTTTTCGCGCGCGCCCGACGGCACGCCCGCGCAATCGGCACTGGCCGGCCTCGAGGCGCGGCGCGATCCCGAGATCGAGGCGGGCTGGCTGCCCGCCTACAAATCAGGCGATCCGGGCATCTCGGACTATCACGCACAGCAGGTGCCCGTCTACGTGCAGATCCCGTATCGCTACGACGGTCACTTCTTCTTCCATGCGGACGTCGTGCACCTCGATGCGGGCACGCTCGAGATGAGCGACTCGCCGAGCTACGCCGTGACCACGTTCGGCACGTACTCGGGCTGGGCGACGGCGCCTACGAGCGACAAGCTGCTCACCGCCCGTCAGCGCGCCAATGGCGTGGGCATGGGAGCCGGCTATCTGTCGGATGCGTGGCGCATCGATTTCGGGACGACGCCTATCGGTTTTCCCGTCCATTACCTCGTGGGCGGTGTGCGCTATCGCTTCGACGCGGGTCCCGCGAGCTTCTCGATCGCGGCCTCGCGGCGGCCGGAGACGGGCAGCGAGCTGTCCTACGCGGGCTTGCGCGACCCGTGGACGAACGCCGTCTGGGGCGGCGTGCGGCGCGACGGCATCGACTGGCACACCGGCATCGACATCGGCCGCGTCAACGTGTTTTCGGATCTGGGCGCCGGCGTGCTGACCGGCGTCAACGTCGCGCGCAACGAGGAAGTGACGCTGCGCACGGGATTCACCGTGCCGGTCTACGAACGTGCGAACATGCGCGTAGCGACGGGACTCGTCGGCAATGCATGGCATTACACGAAGAATTTGCGCTATTACAGCTACGGACAGGGCGGCTACTACAGTCCGCAGCGCTATCTGTCGCTGGGTGTGCCGATCGAATGGAGCGGGCGCCACGGCGGGTTCAAATGGGATTTGACGACGACGGTGGGCGTATCGAGTTCGTACGAGCGCAATTCTCCCTATTTCCCGAACGGGCTGCCGAGCGGGGTGAGCGCCGCATCCGCCCAGACCTTGTCGAGTCTCTTCTATGCCGGCGGCTCGAGCGGCCTCGGTTTTTCCTATGGCGTGAGGGGCACCGTCCAGTACCGTTTCAGCCCGCGTTTCGTCGCAGGCGCGCGGGTCGAAATCGATCATGCGCACGACTATGCGCCAAGCTCGGCCATGGTCTATGTGCGCTACTCGTTCGACGCGCGCAAGGACGACAACGGTTTCTCGCCGGCACCCGTGCGGCTCTATTCGAGCTATTGA
- the bcsZ gene encoding cellulose synthase complex periplasmic endoglucanase BcsZ yields the protein MAAYAQPRFARQRARLTLALSAALCVSSAAAGAAGSTKAPSSGVAAAACGAAWPDWDAFKRDFVSNDGRVIDVGSSDVRTVSEGQSYALFFSLVANDRKAFDTILRWTENNLAQGDLSAHLPAWLWGRAPDGKWQVLDSNAASDADLWIAYALLEAGALWHERSYTARGTLLAKRVLDEEAANLPGLGPMLLPGPRGFHPEPDLWRLNPSYLPLQIVRGIGLRLVDDTRWPRLAASAAQLLDATAPRGFAPDWALYRTGQGFAPDQKTRAEGSYDAIRVYLWAGMLDAGDPKAAGLLARFAPLADFVAAHGAPPEKVDATTGQAGPNSGNAGFSAAAAPLLAARGQTALADAQAKRARAMNAQSAPGYYASVLTLFGLGWLDGRYRFAADGSLDVAWKGTCPAVSS from the coding sequence ATGGCCGCATACGCACAGCCTCGTTTCGCGCGCCAGCGCGCACGCCTCACGCTTGCCTTGTCGGCCGCGCTTTGCGTGAGCTCGGCCGCGGCGGGCGCGGCCGGCAGCACGAAAGCACCATCATCCGGGGTCGCCGCGGCTGCGTGCGGGGCGGCATGGCCGGACTGGGACGCGTTCAAGCGCGATTTCGTTTCGAACGACGGGCGAGTGATCGACGTGGGCTCGAGCGATGTCCGCACGGTCTCCGAGGGGCAGTCCTACGCGCTCTTCTTTTCGCTCGTGGCGAACGACCGGAAAGCGTTCGATACGATCCTGCGCTGGACCGAAAACAACCTTGCGCAAGGTGATTTGAGCGCACACCTTCCTGCCTGGCTCTGGGGCCGCGCGCCCGACGGCAAGTGGCAGGTGCTGGATTCGAACGCGGCTTCCGACGCCGATCTCTGGATCGCCTATGCGCTGCTCGAGGCGGGCGCGCTATGGCACGAGCGCAGCTATACGGCGCGCGGGACATTGCTCGCCAAGCGCGTACTCGACGAGGAGGCGGCGAACCTGCCGGGGCTCGGCCCGATGCTGCTGCCGGGGCCGCGGGGCTTTCACCCGGAGCCGGACCTCTGGCGCCTCAACCCGAGCTACTTGCCGCTGCAGATCGTGCGCGGCATCGGGCTGCGGCTCGTGGACGATACGCGTTGGCCGCGCCTCGCCGCGAGCGCCGCGCAATTGCTCGATGCCACGGCGCCGCGAGGCTTCGCCCCGGACTGGGCGCTTTACCGTACCGGGCAGGGCTTCGCGCCCGATCAAAAAACGCGCGCCGAAGGCAGCTATGACGCAATTCGCGTCTATCTCTGGGCCGGCATGCTCGACGCCGGCGATCCCAAGGCCGCGGGCCTGCTGGCCCGCTTCGCGCCGCTCGCCGATTTCGTCGCCGCGCACGGGGCGCCGCCCGAGAAAGTCGACGCGACGACTGGACAAGCCGGCCCCAATTCGGGCAATGCCGGGTTCTCGGCGGCTGCCGCGCCGCTTCTGGCAGCACGCGGGCAGACGGCGCTCGCCGATGCGCAGGCGAAGCGCGCACGCGCGATGAACGCGCAATCCGCACCCGGCTATTACGCAAGCGTGCTCACGCTCTTCGGACTCGGTTGGCTCGACGGCCGCTATCGTTTCGCGGCCGACGGTTCGCTCGATGTCGCATGGAAAGGAACATGTCCGGCGGTGTCAAGCTGA